GACAAATCATCCCTGTCTTTAGGATTTACATAGAGTTGTGTCCTTATGTCTTTTATCTCTGACTGTAACTCCTCCAGAGAAGAATATCCAAACATTTTAAGAAGGGCAGGGTTAGCACTTATATATACACCTTCAGGGGTTGTCTGGAATATACCCTCTATGATGTTATTATAGATACTACGATATTTCTCCTCACTGGCTTGTAGGAGTGACTCTGCATTTTTTCTATCTGTAATATCCCTTATGGATTCTATGGCACCTATAACATTTCCATGTCTGTCATAGAGTTTTGATGCCAGAGCCCATACATAAGCACCTTTTCCTCCATACATACGAGGTAAAAAAACCTCCACGAAATATTTATCCCCCTTTTTTGTTACAAAATCGTATCTTGATTCAATCTCAGGGTCTGGTTTAAATAGAAGGTCTACAAGGATAGGTCTTTTTTCACCATAGAAGGGAACGGCATATTCATAATCTCCCTTGCCTATCATATCTTCACTTTTCACACCTGTCATCTCTTCTATTGCCTTATTCCATACGATGACCTTACCATCTGAGTCTATAGCCAGTGTGGCATCTGGAAGGAACTGTATGATATTTTTAAGCCTCTGCTCAGATTCTTGTAAGGCCTCCTCTGCCATCTCCAACCTTCGCTGGATTTGATTTAGTTCTGTTATATCCCTTCCTTCAACAATAAGATATATAACCTTATTGTGTTCATCCATAACGGGTTTTATGGAAAAATCAAAAAAACGGGTTTTCCCTTTATTGCCAGGACCACGGGCTTCAAAACGGACAAACTCTCCTTTAGATGCCTTAACAATGGCTGTGCGTATTTTATTTTGCGCTTCCTTAGAATGTCTCCACCAGGGTGTATCCCAGAATGGTTTATCCATCACATCTCTGGCATGGACGCCTACAAAATCAAGGGCTGTTTTATTCACCTCCAATACTCGACCTTTATTATCAAGGATGCCAATGAACTGAAAGGTCTGGTCAAGGATCGCCTTTGCCCTTCTTTCAGTTTCTTTTTGTCTTGTCACATCTATAACAATGGCTATGTGGGAATAACTGTCTGTGGGCGCTACATAGATATGGGCATCAAAAGACGTCCCATCCTTTTTTAAAACCCTGGTCTCTACAAAACCCTCTTCATAGGCAACTCTACCTACCCTCTCATATTCTGTCATGTCTTCAAATGCAATTAGGGTATTCATGCCCTCAAGTTCATCTTTAGTATAACCTGTTAGGCGGCATAACATATCATTTACCCAGATTATTACCCTTTCTCTTATTTTGGCTATTCCAACAGGTGAATTAGACAGGATGGAGCTTAAAAGTTGCTGTGCCTCTATGAGCTTCTCTTCTTCAAGTTTTTTTTCTGTTATATCTCTAACTATAGCCCAATAGCCTGATGTGATACCTTCTTTATCATATCTGAGATATGTCATGAGCTCTACAGAGATAATCTGGCCATCCTTTTTTATATATTCCTTTTCATAGAGATCAGAATAACCCCTTTTATCCACCTGCTCACAAAGGATTCTCTTTTCAATTTTATGCCATTTGGCAGGTGTTAAATCCTCATAGGTTAGGTTTAGAAGTTCTTCAGCTAAGTATCCAAGCATGGCCCTGAAGGCTGGATTAAATTCTATTATCTTACCTGTTTTATCTACAGATACAATACAGTCTCTACTTGACTCAAATAATTCTTTATATTTTTTCTCTAAATCTACAGATAAATCTTTATCAATAAGAGATGGAGATAGATTATTAAAGGTGTTTTTATTGTGATTTTCCACTCTTGCCCCCCCTATCTTGACAAAAAAATAATTAAACCCACCAATTTTTTAATTGAGCCCCTTAAAAAAATAATTAAAGGGTCAAAAAAATATTAAAATATTTTTCTACTATTTTCAAAATTATGTAAAGCCAAAATAGAAATGTCCTATTTTCACCAAAATAGAAATGTCCTAT
The sequence above is drawn from the Syntrophorhabdaceae bacterium genome and encodes:
- a CDS encoding PAS domain S-box protein, translating into MENHNKNTFNNLSPSLIDKDLSVDLEKKYKELFESSRDCIVSVDKTGKIIEFNPAFRAMLGYLAEELLNLTYEDLTPAKWHKIEKRILCEQVDKRGYSDLYEKEYIKKDGQIISVELMTYLRYDKEGITSGYWAIVRDITEKKLEEEKLIEAQQLLSSILSNSPVGIAKIRERVIIWVNDMLCRLTGYTKDELEGMNTLIAFEDMTEYERVGRVAYEEGFVETRVLKKDGTSFDAHIYVAPTDSYSHIAIVIDVTRQKETERRAKAILDQTFQFIGILDNKGRVLEVNKTALDFVGVHARDVMDKPFWDTPWWRHSKEAQNKIRTAIVKASKGEFVRFEARGPGNKGKTRFFDFSIKPVMDEHNKVIYLIVEGRDITELNQIQRRLEMAEEALQESEQRLKNIIQFLPDATLAIDSDGKVIVWNKAIEEMTGVKSEDMIGKGDYEYAVPFYGEKRPILVDLLFKPDPEIESRYDFVTKKGDKYFVEVFLPRMYGGKGAYVWALASKLYDRHGNVIGAIESIRDITDRKNAESLLQASEEKYRSIYNNIIEGIFQTTPEGVYISANPALLKMFGYSSLEELQSEIKDIRTQLYVNPKDRDDLSSRLEKIGHVEGFETQLKKRDGTIIWVSMNTRAVRDSEGKTLYYEGTMMDITERKQAEIERENLQIQLMQSQKMEALGTLTGGIAHDFNNILTALMGYATLMQIRMSNDDPLRVYVDQILASSEKAAQLTKSLLAFSRKQPMSFSPVKLNDIIKGTEKILKRLLTEDINLKVELTSSDNVVMADAIQIDQILFNLASNARDAMPRGGILTIETKNVELPEKMAKAYGLERGGLYALLIVSDTGIGMDETTRKKAFEPFFTTKGPGKGTGLGLSTVYGIVKQHNGHINVYSEPGRGTTFHIYLPIEINFSDKEEKAPIIIKGRGETILIAEDNEEARNLLKSILLQYDYKVLETKDGEEAVKTFMEKKDIDLLILDSVMPVKNGREAYEEIKKTDPNIKVLFTSGYTEDIILSKGIQEGEFDFIQKPFSPQEILMKVRNILDRCI